In Gossypium arboreum isolate Shixiya-1 chromosome 5, ASM2569848v2, whole genome shotgun sequence, a single genomic region encodes these proteins:
- the LOC108451014 gene encoding uncharacterized protein LOC108451014: MGNSVAPCFQPNQSSRSSSSSSVKLIFWEGNTRTLTGNHIAGEVMFEFPDMMVCHADSFFIGHPIPALSMDDRLMPGQTYFVLPLDRFACKVLSASSLAALNSKSSPKPTPINFGACPFEHVKGANGRVLIKVVPEFITSLIVKSKEEDSEIGSSGNSFLCSTPELKKHYQNLVGSKQQDWSPKLETISEYKIRFSPCRFIGLEWKQRENQF, encoded by the coding sequence ATGGGCAATTCAGTAGCTCCATGTTTCCAGCCAAATCAAAGCTCGaggtcttcttcttcttcttcagtgaAGCTCATCTTCTGGGAAGGAAATACAAGAACCCTAACCGGAAACCACATCGCCGGCGAGGTCATGTTTGAGTTTCCGGACATGATGGTTTGCCATGCAGACTCCTTCTTTATCGGTCACCCCATCCCAGCTCTATCCATGGACGATCGTCTCATGCCTGGCCAAACTTACTTTGTTCTCCCTCTCGATCGCTTTGCATGCAAAGTGTTGTCAGCTTCATCTCTTGCAGCTTTGAACTCTAAGTCCAGCCCTAAACCTACTCCCATCAACTTCGGTGCTTGCCCTTTCGAGCACGTTAAAGGCGCCAACGGTAGGGTTTTGATCAAGGTAGTGCCTGAGTTTATAACAAGCTTGATTGTTAAAAGCAAGGAAGAAGATAGTGAAATTGGGAGCAGTGGGAATAGTTTCCTCTGCAGCACACCGGAGCTGAAGAAGCATTATCAGAATTTGGTGGGGTCTAAACAACAAGATTGGTCGCCTAAACTGGAGACAATTTCAGAGTATAAGATCAGGTTTTCACCTTGCAGGTTCATAGGGTTGGAATGGAAACAAAGGGAGAATCAATTCTGA
- the LOC108452409 gene encoding protein LATERAL ROOT PRIMORDIUM 1-like, with the protein MGMVGLRDFVLVTPASFNHHHRHHHTQDSIMANDQINGPNDLTALGVGVIPLLTTAPCLAPHHAEDTDLLNNNDRSKFTGMQLWQNPNSSHYLKKSSKNPNNHNSSSMNLIQSSGGIGGTESRSGGSGSSSGATCQDCGNQAKKDCRYRRCRTCCKSRSFDCPTHVKSTWVPAARRRDRQLMTVGATAAGAGAGLSGSSAGPKKPRLRTSQTTTASHTSTSNATTPPRSLDTCSSPQNAEFKEPFPAQVRATAVFKCVRVTAIEEGEDEFAYEAVVKIGGHVFKGLLYDQGVDGFPNISQLHLSGRNGESSSSPVLDPSQVYEATTGGGLLRGSNYGSARN; encoded by the exons ATGGGGATGGTTGGTCTCCGAGATTTCGTCCTTGTTACTCCTGCGTCATTTAACCATCACCATCGCCACCATCATACTCAAGATTCCATCATGGCAAACGATCAAATCAACGGTCCAAATGATCTCACGGCACTTGGTGTTGGTGTTATCCCACTTCTTACAACAGCTCCATGTTTAGCTCCACATCACGCGGAAGACACTGATTTGTTGAATAACAATGATCGCAGCAAATTCACCGGGATGCAGTTATGGCAGAACCCAAATTCTTCTCATTATCTTAAAAAATCGTCTAAAAACCCTAATAACCACAATTCCTCTTCTATGAATTTGATACAAAGCAGCGGTGGTATCGGTGGGACGGAGAGCCGGAGTGGTGGTTCGGGTTCAAGCTCAGGGGCCACGTGTCAAGACTGTGGGAACCAAGCTAAGAAAGATTGTAGATATAGGAGATGTAGAACATGTTGTAAAAGTCGAAGTTTTGATTGCCCTACTCACGTGAAGAGCACGTGGGTGCCAGCTGCTAGAAGGAGAGATCGTCAGCTCATGACGGTTGGAGCTACTGCTGCTGGTGCTGGTGCTGGTTTGTCAGGCTCGAGTGCAGGGCCTAAGAAGCCTAGACTTAGAACATCACAGACTACAACCGCTTCTCATACATCGACTTCCAACGCTACAACTCCTCCTAGAAGCTTGGACACTTGCTCAAGTCCCCAAA ATGCGGAGTTTAAAGAGCCATTTCCGGCGCAAGTTCGTGCAACGGCGGTATTTAAGTGTGTAAGAGTGACGGCAATCGAGGAGGGGGAGGATGAGTTTGCATATGAAGCAGTTGTTAAGATTGGTGGACATGTGTTCAAAGGGTTGCTCTATGATCAAGGAGTTGATGGGTTTCCTAATATATCCCAACTGCATTTAAGTGGGAGAAATGGCGAGTCATCCTCATCTCCCGTTCTCGATCCTTCTCAAGTTTATGAAGCGACCACTGGAGGCGGCTTGCTTCGTGGTTCGAATTATGGTAGTGCAAGGAACTGA